One Urocitellus parryii isolate mUroPar1 chromosome 8, mUroPar1.hap1, whole genome shotgun sequence DNA window includes the following coding sequences:
- the LOC113179089 gene encoding gametogenetin-binding protein 1-like: MEAPARTSRSRSRILGRSPMFRFFRSLVGSKGNPKSSDKALARGQLCLLQEQDTTSLKTGLQGDSGWREPGPLASLPCTFSVAVPRGSAHLLQHEAFGLGMGDMGSQTTNPKEVLRLTAQSVEVKPFLPGRSLEVLGNTSEKKENPEKEEEPAGEASGDSGDRSHLAQALEEEQEGLKYTELLEVSREEEEEEEEARLLDGDPRLASSKAGTPWNRLLGLYKQLQKSAIVKARGPSPPHLLRDFPLKEGLPLQEKGEEEEMEEEDNSFKLCVPRIIGFQSPLHKTFRSTDTVGFVESELKKLLAVQREARLWKMGSLEGRELLTRPEITLEEAGMVDGQHLLLEEIDEMGNWPPPE; encoded by the exons ATGGAGGCCCCGGCTCGAACCTCCAGATCACGGTCACGAATTTTGGGCCGTTCTCCTATGTTCCGCTTTTTCCGAAGCTTGGTGGGCAGCAAGGGCAACCCAAAGAGCTCGGACAAGGCCCTGGCCAGGGGCCAGTTGTGCCTGCTACAAGAACAGGACACCACCTCCCTGAAGACGGGCCTCCAGGGGGACTCCGGGTGGAGGGAGCCAGGGCCCCTTGCCTCGCTGCCCTGTACCTTCTCAGTGGCCGTGCCCAGGGGCTCCGCACACCTGTTACAGCACGAGGCCTTTGGGCTGGGCATGGGGGACATGGGCTCCCAGACCACTAACCCCAAGGAGGTCCTGAGGCTGACAGCCCAGTCCGTAGAAGTGAAGCCATTCCTTCCCGGAAGAAGCCTGGAGGTGCTGGGCAACACgtcagagaagaaagagaacccagagaaggaagaggagccaGCAGGGGAGGCCTCGGGGGACTCAGGGGATAG GAGCCACCTGGcccaggccctggaggaggagcaaGAAGGCCTGAAGTACACGGAGCTGCTGGAAgtcagcagggaggaggaggaggaggaggaggaggcgcgCCTACTTGATG GAGACCCCAGGCTGGCCTCTTCCAAGGCAGGAACTCCCTGGAACCGCCTCCTCGGTTTGTACAAGCAGCTCCAGAAATCAGCCATTGTCAAG GCTCGGGGTCCTAGCCCTCCGCACCTGCTCAGAGACTTTCCTCTCAAGGAAGGCTTGCCCCTccaggagaaaggggaggaagaggaaatggaggaagAGGACAATTCATTCAAGCTCTGTGTCCCAAGAATTATTGGCTTCCAGTCACCACTGCACAAGACTTTTAGGTCCACAGATACAGTGG GTTTTGTGGAGTCGGAGTTGAAGAAACTTCTGGCAGTTCAGCGAGAGGCTCGCCTCTGGAAGATGGGCAGCCTAGAGGGCCGGGAGCTGCTGACCCGGCCGGAGATCACCCTGGAGGAGGCTGGCATGGTGGATGGCCAG CATCTGCTGCTCGAGGAGATCGATGAGATGGGAAACTGGCCTCCTCCGGAGTGA
- the Bak1 gene encoding bcl-2 homologous antagonist/killer: MASGQGPGPPSEECGEPTSDSERQVVRDTEEVFRSYVYYRHRQEQEAEGAAAPADPEMVLALEPTSTMGQVGRQLAVIGDDINRRYDSEFQSMLEQLQPTAANAYELFTKIASSLFESGINWGRVVALLGFGYRLALHVYRHGLTGFLSQVTRFVVDFMLHRCIARWIAQRGGWVAALDLGNGPIRNVLVVLAVVLLGQFVVRRFFKS, encoded by the exons ATGGCATCCGGGCAAGGACCAGGTCCTCCCAGTGAGGAATGTGGAGAGCCAACCTCCGATTCTG AGCGGCAGGTAGTCCGGGACACGGAGGAGGTTTTCCGTAGCTACGTTTATTACCGTCACCGGCAggagcaggaggctgagggagcagCTGCCCCTGCTGACCCAGAGATGGTCTTGGCCCTAGAACCTACCAG TACCATGGGGCAGGTGGGTCGGCAGCTCGCTGTGATTGGTGACGACATCAACCGGCGCTACGACTCTGAGTTCCAGAGCATGCTTGAACAACTACAACCTACAGCTGCGAATGCCTATGAACTCTTCACCAAGATCGCCTCCAG CCTGTTTGAGAGTGGCATCAACTGGGGCCGTGTGGTGGCTCTCCTGGGCTTTGGCTATCGCCTGGCCTTACACGTCTACCGGCATGGCCTGACAGGCTTCCTGAGCCAGGTGACCCGCTTTGTGGTCGACTTCATGTTGCATCGCTGCATTGCCCGGTGGATCGCACAGAGAGGAGGCTGG GTGGCAGCCCTGGACTTGGGCAACGGCCCAATCCGGAATGTGCTGGTGGTTCTGGCTGTGGTTCTGCTGGGCCAGTTTGTGGTACGAAGATTCTTCAAGTCATGA